AGGGCGTCATCCAGCCGAGCTTCGAGTGTGGCCGCGCCTCGTTGTAGTCCCGCCGCCAAGCCTCGAGCACAGCCCGGGCGTGGGGCAGCGAGCGGAAGAGCGTCTCGTTCAGCAGCTCGTCGCGCAGCCGGCCATTGAAGCTCTCGTTGTGGCCGTTCTGCTGGGGCTTGCCCGGCGCGATGTAATGCCAGCCGACGCCGCTGTCGTCGGCCCAGCTCAGGATGGCGTTGGAGGTAAACTCCGTGCCGTTGTCGCTGACGACGGTCGCCGGCCGGCCGCGCTGACGGATGATGGCGTCCAGCTCGCGCGCCACCCTGCGCCCAGACAGCGAGGTGTCGGCCACCAGGGCCAAGCATTCGCGCGTGCAGTTGTCGATCACCGTCAGGATGCGGAAGCGCCGCCCGTCGGTCAGCTGGTCGGAGACGAAGTCCAGGCTCCAGCGCTGGTTGGCCGCCAGCGGCGTCTCGATCGGCCGGCGCGTGCCGAGGGCGCGCTTGCGACCGCCGCGGCGGCGCACGGTCAGCCGTTCCTCGCGGTAGATCCGCTGGACCCGCTTACGGTTCACCGCATGGCCTTCGCGCCGCAGCAGCACGTGCAGCCGCCGGTAGCCGAAGCGCCGCCGCTCCTGGGCCAGCGCCTTCAGCCTGTCGCGCAGGGCCGCGTCGTCCGGGCGCACAGCCTGGTAGCGCACGCTTGTCCGGTCAGCCCCGATCACCCGGCACGCCCGCCGCTCGCTCATCTCGTAGGTCGACTGCAGATAGGCCGCAGCCTCCCGATGCGCGGCGGGCGTCACCACTTTTTTCCAAGCAGGTCTTTCAGCGCGACATTGTCGAGCATGGCGTCGGCCAGCATCCGCTTCAGACGACCGTTCTCGTCCTCAAGCGCCTTCAGCCGCCGCGCCTCCGACACGTCCAGCCCGCCGTACTTGGCCTTCCATTTGTAGAACGTCGGCGAGCTCAGCCCGTGCTTGCGGCACAGGTCCGTCACCGGCACGCCGGCTTCCTGCTCCCGCAGGATCGCGATGATCTGCTCTTCCGTGAACCTTGATCGCTTCATCCGTCCGTCCCTTTCCTGGGGCGGACTCTAGCTTCACCTGGCGGAGTTTCAGGGGGTCACGTCAACTGAATGCCATGTTCCAGGCTTGGCTCGTGAAGATCGCGAACACGGCGGCGCATTCGACCCCGAGCTGGCGGCCCGGAAACAAGCTCATGAAGAAGATGACGGTGAAGGTCAGAAAGCCAAGGATCGGAACGGACTGTAGAATGTCCAGAGCCGGAATTATGATTAGCTCGGCTTTGCGGCTCTTCGCCGCCAGGGTCGCAATGGTAAATGTAAATATGAGAGATGCCGCCAACGCTGCGAACATCCGCAAAGTTGTGAGAAGGGCATACTCGGGAAGACGCCGGAGTTCGAGAGTGACCGGGGATGCGGCGAGAGCGGTGAGCGGTTGGCGCATCTGGCCGACGCCATAGATGATGAGCAGACCGATTAGCACCAGCAGCGCGACAGCCGCGATGTCCGCCCAACTCGGCACGGCCATGCGCGGCACGATCCGCCACACGGGGTGAGGCTGCTTTCCATGTTGGAAAAGGAAGGTCATCCTACCCCTCGTGTCAGCGTCAACGGCCGCCACGAGCGAGCTATCGGTCAAGCTCGGTCGAGCGCCGTCAGTGGCATAACTGTCGACTACCGTCGCACGGCATCGGCTGGCATCCTGCGTTGCCTGGAAGACGATGATTTGCCCTGCCAAGCGGCCTTGGGGTTTCATAGACTCTGAGTTTGCGTGGCGCCAGTGCGCGCTGCAGTATGTCGTCCATTCTCGATGTATCAATCGCATATACCGAGGTATATCGTTCGACCCGCCGATGTTGCTGACGGGAGCCGTGGCAGCGCCCAAGATCCCGCTCGCAATTCAGCGGGATGGCCGGCGCCGTGCTGCCGATGTCTCCGAAGATGTCAGCTATATCCACGTCGCAATGCGCCATTGCGCGAAAGCAATCGCAGAGAACGCGAGCGCCTCATACCAATAATTTGGTTGAGCGAGCGTCCACTCCCTGCGGAGAAGGGCAAGCCCGATACATAGGATGGCGGACATCGTCGTCAAACATAGCAGCGCATACCAAAAGCCCTAGGGGGACCATATCTGCGCGAATGCAAAGACGAGGAGAAGGCCTAGCTTGAGGGCGAAGCGCTTCAGGACATACGCCGCGCCCGGATCAGAAGGCTCCAGGTGCAACAGTCCGGGCTTGATGCTTCTTAAGAGCTGGGTTTGATGCTCACATGAATCTCGGCCATGCAATACCGTTGCAGATGACTCGGACGGCGCTATTACACCGTATCCAGCCGGCGTGAGCTCGAGTGAGTATTGGTGTTCAATTGCGAGGCCTTTGCAAATGAGCTCTCGCTGGCCGATTCGCGCGACTTGGGCGTCGCCGAGACAGTGAAAGATGTCCTCGTATCGAAGAGTGTCGCCAGCCTTCCTCTGGAGCTTCGCAAACGCGTCCAGAACGGCTTTGGCGCTGCGCCCGAGCACGACGGAATCTGTCACAGTCGACGCCTTTCATCCTGATCGACATAGGGTCAACCGGTTCGCGCATCATTTTGCGATATGGGGGCGTGGCGCAACTATACGCGGGTATATGTGATGAGCGCGTCTTACCTCCGAGGCTCGTCAAACGTATTGCTCATTCGATCTAGCCTCTCCGACATGCGTCCCAATTCAGGCAGCGAGTTGGTTTGCATCTTGCGCATAAGTTGTCCGCGACAGACTTTAACGGTGATCTCGCTCAAACCGAGTTTTGCAGCAATCTGTTTCGAAAGCTGGCCCTTCGTTATCAGGTCCATGACTTCGCGTTCACGGCTCGACAGAGATTCATATCTCATCCGCAGCTCCGCGTCGGCGGCCAATTCGGTGCGGCGGCTGCGGCTTTGGGTAAGGCCAGAGTTTATCGCGTCGAGAAGATCTTGGTCCCTAAACGGCTTGGTCAAGAATTCGACAGCACCAGCTTTCATAGCTCGCACCGACATCGGAATGTCGCCATGCGCCGTAATAAAGACGACGGAAATCTCCGCGTGCGACTTAGACAGGCCGACTTGAAAATCGAGTCCATTTTCGCCAGGCATGCGGACGTCCAACACCATGCAGACTGGCGTGTCGGGGATAGACCAACTCGCGAACTCGCTCGTTGAGCCAAATGCATACACCTTCAACCCGACAGACTCGCACAGATTGCCGATCGCCTTTCGAACCGAGGGATCGTCGTCAACGATGACGACGGTGGGATTGTCGGCCGCAGAAGATACTCCATGGCTCATAGAATGGCCTCCAGGCTGCCGGGTAGCGTGAAGTAGAAGTTCGCGCCGGAAGGCGCGCCGGACTTAGCCCAAATGCGGCCGCCGTGAGCCTCGATGATGGAGCGACAGATGGAGAGGCCAATACCCATGCCATCCGGTTTCGTTGAAAAGAACGACTCGAAGATCTGTTCGACGGACTTTGGGGGCAGGCCGATACCGGAATCGGCGATGCTGATTTCTGCACCACAGGGCCGCGTCTTGCAGGAGCTGATGCGAAGTTCCCGATTGTCAGCCCCTACCGCGTTTATCGAGTCGATCGCGTTTACCGCCAGATTGAGAACGACTTGTTGTAGTTGTATGGGATCTCCAAATATTACCGGCAGATCGTCGCTCAGGCTCGTTCGGACCAGAATCCGATTCTCGCTAAGCTGCGTTTGCATCAGAGCGAGAACTTCATGAATGACAGTATTGAGGTTCAGCCACTTCTTCTTCGGCTCGACTCTGGTCGCTAGTGCCCTCACGCGAGCGATGATCTCGCTGGCTCGGTTGGCGTCCTCGACGATGCTGTCGATTGAGCTAGCGACTTTCTCCAAGTTCGGCGGCGTGGACCGTATCCAACGCGTGCCAGCATTCGCATTGGTGATAACGGCGGTGAGGGGTTGGTTGACCTCATGGGCGATCGAGGCGGCAAGTTCGCCAAGTGTCGTAAGCCGGGCGGCATGAGCAAGGTGTGCCTGCGCGCGCTCGGCCGTTTCTCGCGCGGATTCGATGATCAAAGCCAAATACGTAGTTGCCGCAATCGTCGTGAGGCTAATGGAAGTGTTGATCACACCAAGCTTAAAGTTCCCGTCTTCCGTAAGAATATAACTTATAATGGTAAGTGCTACGCACGTCGCCGAAACAAAGACAACGCCGCGCTTCCGGCTAAAGCGAACCGACAAGAGAACGACGACCACATAGAGGTTGGCGGCCGCGATTTCGTAAGGAGTTACCGTATCGACGATGACGATACTGATCATCAATGCAGCGGTGATAATTCTGAGGGTCAGTGATGAACGAGCATTTCGCGGTCCGCCGATCCGCGAGACGATGTGCGCTGGTAGGCGGGAAAACCACCAAACGTGTCCTGTCATATCTGCCGTCCTTTGGTTCCGGTCGGCGCTCCGGGTTCCAACATCTATCTGCATCCTTACACTCACTTAATGTAGCTTCGTAGAACGCTGACTAGTTCGCTGGCCGCGTCCCGCTCCGCGTCCGAGGGCGACCGATTGGCGTCGATCATGTGTGTTCGTATGTGACCATTGATCACTTCGGCCATGATCCCGCTGATCGCGCCCCGCGTTGCCGTGACGAGGCGCATCACGTCGCCACAGCTCTCGTCGGCGATGAGGGCGCGCTCAATAGCGTCGACCTGGCCCCGCAAGCGACGGACGCGGTTGAGGAGCTTCTGCTTCTCGGCAACGGTATGCGACGTGTCCATTTCATATACCCGCGTATAGTTGCAATATACCCCCCGGAGTATATATCACCGGCTTGCGCTTAGGAAGCTCCGCGATGGGCGTTTTGGCGTGGTCCGGTCCGTGGTGGGCTGGATTTGGATTGGCATAGCAAGGGATCGAAATGAACCCGCGACCTAGCAGTCGAGCCGACGATTGCGACAGTAGACGCTTCGCGCCTGCTTTCGCTTCTCTGCTCGTCGACAATGCTCAGGACGTCGACATGACCGTTGAGAGCTACGCGGGTCACACCGCGTCGTTCTGACGTCTGCCGCCTCCTGAGCTCAACGCATCAGGAGGCAACAATGACCTTCCAGTTTCTCGACCTGCGCCCGGTAACGGGCACCTTTCAAACGGACCGCCTGGTCCTTCCCACCTTTGACCGGGGTGCAAGCCCCATTGCGTCTGATCTTCTCGCCACGGCGCGTCAGCGGCCGCTCGCGTCTTGGCGGCGTGGCGACGACGGGCGCCTGGAGTGCCGCTGGTATCTGACGCCCGAGTAACGAGGTCGGTATGGCAAGCCTTCCTGCTTACGAGCCCGCCTCAGCAGGTCGCTCCGCGCTTAGCAATCCCATTCGCAACTCGAGTCAAACTTCAAAGGCGGTAGTCATGCTGTCCGAATTCGATACACCCGCCCGCCACGCGGTACTGGACGAAGCCCATCTGGGTGACATCAAAGGTGCGCTCGGCACTATCAAGAAACATGACACAGGCCCGCGGAACGGGTGGCGTCATCGCTTGATGACGCTTCTCGCCATCTTAGGCCCGGGTCTCATCGTTATGGTCGGTGACAACGACGCAGGCGCATTTGGGACCTATACCCAGGCTGGTCAGGACTATGGCACGACGCTGCTCTGGACGCTCCTGCTCCTCGTGCCGGTCTTGTACGTCAATCAGGAAATGGTCCTTCGCCTCGGTGCGGTGACTGGCGTGGGTCATGCTCGGCTCATCTTCGAGCGGTTCGGTAAATTTTGGGGTGCGTTCAGCGTCATCGATCTCTTCTTACTGAATGCGCTGACCATCGTTACTGAGTTCATCGGTGTCAGTCTTGCGCTCGATTATTTGGGGCTGCCGCGAGAAATCGGGGTCATCGCCGCAGCGGCCGTTATCGTTGCCGCTGCCGGAACCGGGGATTTTCGGCGTTTCGAACGCTTCTCGCTGCTTCTCGTGTTCGGCAGCCTCCTGTTGGTGCCGATACTGTTCTGGGTTCACCCACCTGTCGGCCAGATGGTGCATGATTTCGTCGTGCCTCAGTTCCCTACTGGTGGGAAGCTGAGCGAGGTGATGCTGCTCATCATCGCGATTGTGGGAACGACGGTCGCGCCTTGGCAGCTTTTCTTCCAGCAGAGCTACGTCATCGATAAGCGCATCACGACGCGCTTCGTTGGTTACGAGCGGATCGATCTCGTGATCGGAATCGTACTCGTCGTCATCGGGGCCGTGGCGATGATGGCGTTTACGGCCGCGACGTTCGCAGGCCATCCGGAATTCGGCAATTTCCAGGACGCGGGCGCTGTCGCCGCGGGTCTGGAAAAGTATGTCGGTCGAACGGCGGGGGTATTCTTCGCTCTAGCGTTGCTTGACGCGAGTGTGATCGGCGCAATGGCCATCTCTCTGGCCACCGCGTACGCAATCGGTGACGTCTTTTCGCTTCGCCATTCGCTGCATCGAAAGCCGACGGACGCCAAGGTGTTCTATGCGGTGTATGGTGGGCTTGTCGCACTGGCCGCAGCTCTTGTGCTCGCTCCCGGCACCCCGCTTGGTCTTCTCACCAATGCCGTTCAGACGCTGGCTGGCGTGTTGCTGCCAAGCGCCACTGTATTCCTGCTCCTACTTTGCAACGATAAAGCGGTTCTGGGTCCGTGGATCAATGGCCGATGGATGAACCTGTTCACCGGAACGGTGATCGGGATCCTGGTCATGCTGTCGATCATCCTCACCGCCTCGGTGCTTTACCCTGACATGAGTGAGACGACGATCCTCGCGATCCTTGGGATCGGAGCCGTTGGCAGCGTCGGTGTCGCGCTTGCGTTTCTATTCGTCCGTCGCGAAGCGACCCAGGGCATTGCCGAACACACCGAGCGGACGAGTTGGCGTATGCCGCCGCTTGGCGAGCTCTCCCCAGCGCGGATGACCCCGTTAACTCGCGTGTGGATGCTTGTCTTGCGGGGCTATCTGGTCGTGGCCGGCGGGCTCGTCCTGTTCCGCATTGTGCAGCTTTCTCTCGGCACTCGGTGATTGGGGGAGGATATGCTGTGGACACCTCGTCGTATATCGCCGCCGACCCTATCGCAGCGGCAGATGCTCGCCCGCGTGCCGGTTGCTGCGATCTGGAAACACGCGCGGCTTTTGATGGCGTCTTTCGCCGATCCCGAGCTTTGGCTTCGGGCATGCACAATCGCGTCGCTGAGAGAGCGCGACGTCACGATGCTCGCGGAGCTGACGCACCATGGTCTTCTCGACCCCGAGTATGGCTGTGCGCATGTCGAAGCAGGCTCGCGTCCGATTGGCGGAGGGCGTGATGCGCCGCAGCAATCTACAGGGCGGTCAGCCGATCGCCATCAAGGTCGAGCTCTGGTTGCTGTCGCGGTTCGAAGTGTTCGCCCTCGCGCGACGTCGCAAGAGCGGGCTAAGGCGATCGGCGCTCAAATGGATAGACGCTCGCCATCTGCGGCTTCGGTCTCGCATATCGGACAGTGGTCCCCGCGATGGAACCGAATGAGCTCCCTGCGGACCATTGCCAGGCGGCTCGAGCGGCGGGCCCTCCAGCACGCCGCAATATGGGTGGTCAGGATCGCGCGCGTCCTGAGGCGTGAAGGCTTGCTCGGTCGGCGCGGATGTCTGATGGCGGTCCGGCTGTCATCTCGTCTGTCAAAGCGATCCTGGACGATATTTCGCGCGGAGCGGGCGCTTCGCAAATCGCGAATTTGCCAGAACGCGAACGACGCCGACGCTCGTCGGCGGAACGATCATTCACAACTTGACCAAACCAAAGCTGGTTTCGGAGACAATGGAGATCGCCAATGAAGCCAGGCCGTTTGTTTGGCATCGCCGCGCTTGCCTCGACAATCAAGCGGGCCGTCAGCTCATCAATCTTTTCGGCCCGCGCAAATGCGAGCACCGAGGGGCGTCACCGCCTCTTGTTGACACGGGGGATTATCGTTCTCGTCTTAGCCGGGGTCATTGTTGGCGCTTCGTTGCTCGCAGCATCGCCCCGCGATGGGCAAGAGAGCTCGACGCTCACCAGCAGTACGACGCAGGAAGCGCCATCTTTCACGCGCGGTGAAAACGGCCGAATTGATGTTCCTGCGGGATCGCCGTTGCGCCAGCAACTCGTGATCCGACCTGTTGCAGTCGAGAATGTCGCACAAACGCTTGACCTTCCAGCGGTGGTCGAGGCGGACCCGGCCCGCACGGCAAAAGTGGCGCCGCCTCTCTCGGGTCGAATCGCCGAACTCCGTGTCGGGGTCGATGATGATGTCGAAAGAGGCCAGGTCGTCGCTGTCCTGAAGTCGGCCGATCTCGCACAGGCGTACGACGATTTCGACAAGGCGCAATCTGCCCTCGCTCTCGCGCGCCGCGCGCTCGATCGCCAGCGGGGCTTGACCGCTATTCGCGCAGGTGCGGGCAAGGACATGGAAGCCGCACAGGATGCTTTCACGCAGGCTGAGGCAGAGGCCAGGAGGACTGCGGAGAGACTTGATCAGATCGGCGCACCCGCGACCGGACGACATGACGGCGCGGCGCTACTGAACATCACGGCCCCGTTCTCCGGAGTCGTCACGGACCTATCGACGGCGCGCGGAACTTACTTCAACGATCCCACACAGTCGCTGATGACCATCTCCCAACTGGACGTCAGTCTGGGTTATGGCGAGCGTGCCCGAGAAGGACATCGCTTTTGTCTCACTCGGGCAGGCTGTCGAGGTGAGATTTCTGGCTTATGCGGGGGAGATCTTCCGAGGTACGGTCGCACGCATCGGCGACACGGTCGACACGGATACCCGACGCACGAAGGTCAGGATTGAATTCAGCAATCCGGACCGTCGCCTCAAACCAGGAATGTTTGCGAGTGTGCGGTTCATCGCGCCGCCGAAAACCATTGCAACTATTCCGTCCACAGCTCTCGTGCTGAAGAACGACGCCGACAGCGTCTTCATCGAAACGAGCCCTTGGCATTTCGAAATACGACAAGTCCGGACCCAGAACAGCTTTGGCGACCAAGTGGCCGTCACGCAAGGGTTGGCAGCGAGCGATCGTGTGGTCGTCAGGGGTGGGTATCTTCTCAATGATTGAGCGCATCATCGATCTCGCAATCAGTAAGCGGGCACTTGCGATCACGGTATTCGTGCTCGTGGGTATCTTTGGTTTCTATTCCTGGACGCAGCTCCAGGTCGAGGCCTATCCCGATATCGCCGACGTGACGTCCCAGGTGATCACCCAGGCGCCTGGTCTTGCCGCTGAAGAAGTAGAGCAGCAAATCACCGTCCCGCTTGAGCGTGAGCTGAACGGCACCCCAGGTTTGGTATCGATCCGCTCCAAGAGCACGTTCGGCCTGTCCTTGATCACGCTGGTCTTTCGAGACGGCTCCGAGGACTACTGGTCGCGGCAGCGCGTTCAGGAGCGCATCCAGAACGTTACGCTTCCGGCTGGCATCACTGCGGGCCTCGACGATCTCACCTCGCCGATCGGCGAGATCTATCGTTACACGCTGGAATCCAAGTCCAAGACGCTTCGGCAACTCTCCGAAATTCAAAGGTGGATAGTTATTCCGGCGTTCAAGCAGGTGCCGGGTGTGGTCAACGTCAACAATTTCGGCGGCCTGACGACTCAGTTTCAGGTCGAGCTGAATCCGGACTCGTTGAACCGCTTCGGCGTCGCCTTGAAAGATGTCACGGGTGCCATCACCGCCAACACTCAGAATTCTGGCGGCAGCGTCATGAACCGCGGACAGTATGGCTACGTCATCCGTGGCATCGGTCTCGCACAAACGCTCGATGATATCGGAAATATTGTCGTCACCCAGAAGAACGGGACTCCAGTGTTCGTCCGCGACCTGGGCGAACTAAGACTCAGCCATCAGGAGCGACACGGCATCCTCGGGAAGGACGACAACAACGACACAATTGAAGGAATCGTCCTGCTCTTGAAGGGTGAGAACCCGTCTCAGGTAATGGACAGCGTTCACGCGAAGGTTGCCGCCCTTAACGCGCAGCTTCGCACGCAGGACGTTCAACTCGTCCCATACATCGACCGATCCGATCTCGTTCACGCCACGGTCGAGAAGGTTTCGCACACGATTATGGAGGGTGTCGGTCTCGTTCTGATTGTCTTGATCCTATTTTTAGGAAGCCCTCGCAGCGCAGTTATCGTCGCGGTCACCATTCCGCTCGCTATGGCGATTGCCTTCATCTTGATGCGGCTTACCAGCATTCCCGCAAATCTCTTGTCATTGGGGGCTATCGACTTCGGAATCATTGTCGATGGCGCCGTAGTCATGACGGAGGCGATCCTTCGTCGGCGTGAAGCCCATGCGGATCAGGCATTGACCGAGGCCGACGTTCGCCAGGCGGCTCATGAAGTCGCCCGGCCGATCTTCTTCTCGACCCTGATCATCATCACTGCCTACTTTCCGCTGTTCGCCTTTCAGCGGGTCGAAGCGAAGCTTTTCTCGCCGATGGCGTATGTGGTCGGTTACTCCTTGTTCGGGGCGCTGCTTATCGCGCTCGCGCTCATTCCAAGCCTTGCTTTCATTGCTTATCGCAGGCCACAGCGCGTCTGGAGCAATCCAGTCCTGGGATGGTTGCGATCCCGGTACGCGAGCCTCCTCGATCGGTCGCTTAAACGCCCTCGATTTGCTGTCGCCACGGCATTGGTCTCGGCGGCTCTCGTCGTGGTGCTCGGCTGGACCGTGGGGCGTGACTACCTTCCCCAGCTTGATGAAGGGTCCATTTGGCTTCAGGTGACGATGCCTGCGGGGATTTCGCTCGAGACGGCAACGGAAATGGCGGCCGACCTTCGTCGGGCCGTCCGACAATTCCCCGAAGTGTCCTACGTCGTTACCCAGGACCGGTCGCAACGACGACGGGACCGATCCATTCACGCCATCGCATATCGAGGCCAGTGTCGGTTTGCGGCCTTACAGCACATGGCCGCGTGGGGAGACCAAAGCCGAGCTGATTCAGAAACTAGATGCCCGGTTTCGCCAGATGCCTGGTTTCCAGATCGGGTTCACGCAGCCGATGATCGACGGCGTGTATGATAAAATCGCGGGTGCTCACAGCCAACTGGTCGTCAAGATCTTCGGCGATGATCTTGGCGAGTTGCGGCGGATTGCGACCCAGGTTGTCTCCGCGCTTGACGCAACGCCCGGTTCCGCGGACGTTTCGATCGACCAGGAGCCGCCGCTTCCGCAAGTTGTCGTGCAAGTCGATCGAGCAGCGCTTGCGCGATACGGCATCAATGTAAGCGATGTTTCCGACCTCATTCAGACTGGCATCGGCGGCCAAGCTGTTACCCAGCTTTTTATTGCTGACCGTCAATATGATGTGTCTGTCAGATTTCCGCAGCCGATGCGGTCCGATCCGCAAGCTATTTCGAGTCTCGTTCTGACATCGTCGACCGGCGCGAAAATACCCCTTTCGCAGGTGGCGAGTGTTCAACTGAAGTCAGGCGAAAGCACCATTGCTCACGACACGAACGCGCGCGTCATGGTCGTGAAGCTAGATTACCGTGACCGCGATCTCTCATCCTTCTTGGAGGACGCGAAAAAGCACGTCGCGGAGAGTGTGAAGTTCGACCCGAACAAATTTCGGATTGAATGGGGCGGGCAATTCGAAAATCAGCAACGGGCGGAGGTCCGGCTGCTACTGATCTTATGTCTCGTCCTTGGGGGAATGCTCGTTCTCCTCTACGCGGCATTCGCACATCTGCGTCAGGCTGTTCTCGTCCTTGGGGCTGTTCCTCTGGCCACCTTGGGCGGGCTGGTCGCACTCCACCTGACGGGTGTGACTCTCAACGTAGCTTCCGCCGTCGGGTTCATCGCGCTGTTCGGAGTGGCGGTTCAGAACAGCATCATCTTGATCGCGAATATCAATCGGATCCGTGACGACGGCGTTCGATTAGTCGACGCGGTGATCTCCGGAGCCGGCGAAAGGCTGCGGCCGGTTCTGATGACGGCCTCGGTTGCCACGCTTGGCATGTTGCCCGCGGTTCTGGCGACCGGCGTCGGCAGCGACGTCCAGAGGAGCCTCGCGACTGTCGTCGTCGGGGGTTTGCTGCTTACGACGCCGCTGACATTGCTGGTCCTGCCCACAGTCTACTTCGTCATCGAAAGCTGGATCGCGGCGCGTCGCCCCATCCCCGTTTCCATTGTCAGCCTGGAGGGGCAACAGTCATGACGCACCAAATCCGGTCTCGCGACGTTTTGAATCGAGGTGCGACGGGAACGGCGCTCTTCCTGCTGGCGACGCTCGTCACAGGGTGCGCCGTAGGCCCCGACTTTCAACGTCAGCTCGCTCCTGACGTCGTGGGATATACGCCGACACCGCTGCCGAAGGTCACGGCTTCGAGCCAAGGCATCGGTGGCGCTCAGCAAAGATTCGTGGCCGATCTCGACATCCCGGGTCAATGGTGGACTCTGTTTCATTCCAAAGCACTGAATGCGTTGATCGAAGAGGGCCTGGCAAATAACCACGACATCAAGGCCGCTCTGGCAGCGCTGCGCGTGGCGAGAGAGAGTGTCAAAGCCCAAGTCGCCTCGGGCTATCCTTCCGTCACCGGCGGTGTAAACGCCAGTCGGGAAAAGGATGCGACCGGAAGCGTCGCCTCGTCGGAGGTCAATGGAGCGGCATTGTATAGCCTCTATACGGGCCAACTCAGCGTCTCCTATGTTCCGGATCTCTTTGGACTGAATCGTCG
This Beijerinckiaceae bacterium RH AL1 DNA region includes the following protein-coding sequences:
- a CDS encoding hypothetical protein (ID:RHAL1_04082;~conserved protein of unknown function;~source:Prodigal:2.6) is translated as MVTPAAHREAAAYLQSTYEMSERRACRVIGADRTSVRYQAVRPDDAALRDRLKALAQERRRFGYRRLHVLLRREGHAVNRKRVQRIYREERLTVRRRGGRKRALGTRRPIETPLAANQRWSLDFVSDQLTDGRRFRILTVIDNCTRECLALVADTSLSGRRVARELDAIIRQRGRPATVVSDNGTEFTSNAILSWADDSGVGWHYIAPGKPQQNGHNESFNGRLRDELLNETLFRSLPHARAVLEAWRRDYNEARPHSKLGWMTPSDYARALCGETGRHAANPDHSARRPLATHLNEGSDQPRTLAPAG
- a CDS encoding hypothetical protein (ID:RHAL1_04087;~conserved protein of unknown function;~source:Prodigal:2.6) is translated as MDTSHTVAEKQKLLNRVRRLRGQVDAIERALIADESCGDVMRLVTATRGAISGIMAEVINGHIRTHMIDANRSPSDAERDAASELVSVLRSYIK
- a CDS encoding Insertion element ISR1 uncharacterized 10 kDa protein A3 (ID:RHAL1_04083;~source:Prodigal:2.6), coding for MKRSRFTEEQIIAILREQEAGVPVTDLCRKHGLSSPTFYKWKAKYGGLDVSEARRLKALEDENGRLKRMLADAMLDNVALKDLLGKKW
- a CDS encoding NRAMP (Natural resistance-associated macrophage protein) metal ion transporters (ID:RHAL1_04089;~source:Prodigal:2.6); translated protein: MLSEFDTPARHAVLDEAHLGDIKGALGTIKKHDTGPRNGWRHRLMTLLAILGPGLIVMVGDNDAGAFGTYTQAGQDYGTTLLWTLLLLVPVLYVNQEMVLRLGAVTGVGHARLIFERFGKFWGAFSVIDLFLLNALTIVTEFIGVSLALDYLGLPREIGVIAAAAVIVAAAGTGDFRRFERFSLLLVFGSLLLVPILFWVHPPVGQMVHDFVVPQFPTGGKLSEVMLLIIAIVGTTVAPWQLFFQQSYVIDKRITTRFVGYERIDLVIGIVLVVIGAVAMMAFTAATFAGHPEFGNFQDAGAVAAGLEKYVGRTAGVFFALALLDASVIGAMAISLATAYAIGDVFSLRHSLHRKPTDAKVFYAVYGGLVALAAALVLAPGTPLGLLTNAVQTLAGVLLPSATVFLLLLCNDKAVLGPWINGRWMNLFTGTVIGILVMLSIILTASVLYPDMSETTILAILGIGAVGSVGVALAFLFVRREATQGIAEHTERTSWRMPPLGELSPARMTPLTRVWMLVLRGYLVVAGGLVLFRIVQLSLGTR
- a CDS encoding hypothetical protein (ID:RHAL1_04088;~source:Prodigal:2.6), with amino-acid sequence MTFQFLDLRPVTGTFQTDRLVLPTFDRGASPIASDLLATARQRPLASWRRGDDGRLECRWYLTPE
- a CDS encoding hypothetical protein (ID:RHAL1_04090;~source:Prodigal:2.6), which translates into the protein MLWTPRRISPPTLSQRQMLARVPVAAIWKHARLLMASFADPELWLRACTIASLRERDVTMLAELTHHGLLDPEYGCAHVEAGSRPIGGGRDAPQQSTGRSADRHQGRALVAVAVRSVRPRATSQERAKAIGAQMDRRSPSAASVSHIGQWSPRWNRMSSLRTIARRLERRALQHAAIWVVRIARVLRREGLLGRRGCLMAVRLSSRLSKRSWTIFRAERALRKSRICQNANDADARRRNDHSQLDQTKAGFGDNGDRQ
- a CDS encoding His Kinase A (Phospho-acceptor) domain-containing protein (ID:RHAL1_04086;~source:Prodigal:2.6) — encoded protein: MTGHVWWFSRLPAHIVSRIGGPRNARSSLTLRIITAALMISIVIVDTVTPYEIAAANLYVVVVLLSVRFSRKRGVVFVSATCVALTIISYILTEDGNFKLGVINTSISLTTIAATTYLALIIESARETAERAQAHLAHAARLTTLGELAASIAHEVNQPLTAVITNANAGTRWIRSTPPNLEKVASSIDSIVEDANRASEIIARVRALATRVEPKKKWLNLNTVIHEVLALMQTQLSENRILVRTSLSDDLPVIFGDPIQLQQVVLNLAVNAIDSINAVGADNRELRISSCKTRPCGAEISIADSGIGLPPKSVEQIFESFFSTKPDGMGIGLSICRSIIEAHGGRIWAKSGAPSGANFYFTLPGSLEAIL
- a CDS encoding NitT/TauT family transport system permease protein (fragment) (ID:RHAL1_04084;~source:Prodigal:2.6); translation: MTFLFQHGKQPHPVWRIVPRMAVPSWADIAAVALLVLIGLLIIYGVGQMRQPLTALAASPVTLELRRLPEYALLTTLRMFAALAASLIFTFTIATLAAKSRKAELIIIPALDILQSVPILGFLTFTVIFFMSLFPGRQLGVECAAVFAIFTSQAWNMAFS
- the nodW gene encoding Nodulation protein W (ID:RHAL1_04085;~source:Prodigal:2.6); this encodes MSHGVSSAADNPTVVIVDDDPSVRKAIGNLCESVGLKVYAFGSTSEFASWSIPDTPVCMVLDVRMPGENGLDFQVGLSKSHAEISVVFITAHGDIPMSVRAMKAGAVEFLTKPFRDQDLLDAINSGLTQSRSRRTELAADAELRMRYESLSSREREVMDLITKGQLSKQIAAKLGLSEITVKVCRGQLMRKMQTNSLPELGRMSERLDRMSNTFDEPRR